A part of Capsicum annuum cultivar UCD-10X-F1 chromosome 6, UCD10Xv1.1, whole genome shotgun sequence genomic DNA contains:
- the LOC107875907 gene encoding uncharacterized protein LOC107875907 — METQDISETLVEGSVDYKPAVSQIPDGKTLEEGSVLFGLSGSLVGSNVVTKVPSSECYGDGGVSANVQKSKANEANGDDGTELVGVGFEPKLVDECDNIDLEGVTGEEEKANVDDNNDLEGVDTEQKLMDGQGAVESENKLANIDGDYNDLEVVEIENKFGDVDDGIDLEALGLGNEAVSFENLMEGGTLKHETQALGSIIPETNKINDGDVLAAEFGGEINESQNNGVEKIGMAEVVEAIDMTVDPPRKVEVSGDGITLTVDVFGPLDGMLDDSDPDWMPSMKNYSSMGANGIKAEGDVGDNQEHNFTVGDLVWVKIKADLWWPGMICDPHQSKDAGKRDQRRGFFVKHFGNTNSVWCQPFQLKPFIEYFELMSCLNKSGSFCGAIEKALGEFGRLVKQKMTCSCFSKEHQVAAQNFPSKEDGSGGSVFLPSQFEPSEFLNFIRLRALGVRSPGRIEFTVTESCLVAFYSSIGHKQLPLYKLRPTNNVKDSAVNDLISGSKDEDLDKLSGDGSVLKSCRSGFDDCRMTEVVPSGLFESPRGMGSMISRSQIANEDAGGKSEKGFESRERKKSKYLSYPYVNSWGRKNSLGQGEDETEDFEEDSLGGVKRSSSPSMVSTPIGNSINKNPLRKVRKSVIGNNGICNNADFAAVSSAEMLQELHLTAIDCFFPIQSTCSILMQDFFLSFRSYRDPQVQMDEDKEATLGCQETFESHNILASGGYDLQVEGQPPPSVLPKKRGRKKSEDIKATADGTGMNGPALVGSVETGPDTLKKGIVHRKRKKAATAPVTHNEIGVLGGLPDLNGNNAGLSVENMQVIGPAPTQGKLEPKRRGKKKEELVSENVPDVSKSTTQFIPLLKSVEVTGSFPFEGSPQPDNMWGLQGASSLPNAALLTGQPNAYEIHAAGSSLLNNSQNEGLVLSAKAEGKKRKRKEKASNIQNNSSALPDLNGQVMDPNLKGKEFAELSSVTGQDKPKRKRRRANKSAAIGIPNANGDHNTLLLNFALGPVPSKEYIAASFSKFGPLEESKTQYLNDSTAQVVFVKAGDAMEALQSLQSRNPFGPSLVSYRLRQVSTSNNMQTSHSFLPADALQPGAVPSNGEEPNLVVIKQNLEAMTTMLEKAGDNISPEMRAKLESEVKGFLKKVSTMVGPSSS, encoded by the coding sequence ATGGAAACACAGGATATATCAGAAACCCTAGTGGAAGGTTCTGTGGATTACAAGCCAGCTGTTAGTCAAATCCCAGATGGTAAAACCCTAGAAGAGGGCTCTGTCCTGTTTGGCTTAAGTGGGAGTTTGGTTGGTTCTAATGTGGTGACAAAGGTTCCATCAAGTGAATGTTATGGTGATGGTGGTGTAAGTGCTAACGTGCAGAAGAGTAAAGCAAATGAAGCAAACGGGGATGATGGTACTGAGTTAGTGGGGGTTGGGTTTGAGCCGAAGTTAGTGGATGAATGTGATAACATTGATTTGGAGGGGGTTACGGGTGAGGAGGAGAAAGCAAATGTGGATGATAATAATGATTTAGAGGGTGTTGATACTGAACAGAAGCTAATGGATGGGCAGGGGGCTGTTGAGAGTGAGAATAAGCTTGCAAATATAGACGGAGATTATAATGATCTAGAGGTAGTTGAGATTGAGAACAAGTTTGGAGATGTGGACGATGGTATTGATTTAGAGGCACTTGGCCTGGGGAACGAGGCTGTTAGTTTTGAAAATCTGATGGAAGGAGGGACATTGAAACACGAAACTCAAGCATTGGGGTCAATAATTCcagaaactaacaaaataaatgATGGTGATGTCCTGGCTGCGGAATTCGGTGGTGAAATTAATGAGTCTCAGAATAATGGGGTTGAGAAAATTGGTATGGCCGAGGTTGTGGAAGCGATTGACATGACAGTTGATCCTCCGAGAAAGGTTGAAGTTTCTGGAGATGGTATTACTCTGACAGTGGATGTATTTGGTCCATTGGATGGAATGTTGGATGATAGTGATCCAGATTGGATGCCTTCCATGAAAAATTACAGCTCTATGGGCGCCAATGGGATTAAAGCAGAAGGAGATGTCGGTGATAATCAAGAACACAATTTTACTGTGGGTGACTTAGTATGGGTAAAAATCAAGGCCGACTTGTGGTGGCCGGGAATGATTTGTGATCCGCATCAATCGAAAGATGCTGGGAAGCGTGATCAAAGGCGCGGTTTCTTTGTTAAGCATTTTGGTAACACTAATTCTGTTTGGTGCCAGCCATTCCAATTAAAACCCTTTATAGAGTATTTTGAATTGATGTCTTGCCTGAACAAATCTGGAAGCTTTTGTGGTGCAATAGAGAAGGCTTTGGGCGAGTTTGGTAGGCTTGTAAAACAGAAGATGACGTGTTCTTGTTTTTCAAAAGAACATCAAGTTGCTGCTCAAAATTTTCCATCAAAGGAAGACGGAAGTGGTGGTAGTGTTTTTTTGCCATCTCAATTTGAGCCTTCAGAGTTTCTTAATTTCATTAGGTTACGTGCCTTGGGTGTTCGTAGCCCAGGTCGTATTGAGTTTACAGTGACTGAGAGTTGCCTAGTGGCCTTTTACAGTTCAATAGGCCATAAGCAATTGCCTCTGTATAAACTCAGGCCAACGAATAATGTCAAAGACAGTGCTGTCAATGATCTGATATCAGGAAGCAAGGACGAAGATCTGGACAAGCTTTCTGGCGATGGTAGTGTCCTTAAGAGCTGCAGAAGTGGTTTTGATGATTGTAGAATGACTGAGGTGGTGCCGTCTGGCTTGTTTGAATCTCCTAGAGGAATGGGGAGCATGATATCCCGTTCACAGATTGCAAATGAAGATGCCGGCGGAAAATCTGAAAAAGGTTTTGAGTCGAGAGAACGGAAGAAGAGCAAGTACCTATCATATCCTTATGTAAACAGTTGGGGTCGTAAGAATTCACTTGGCCAGGGAGAAGATGAAACTGAAGATTTTGAGGAAGATTCTCTTGGAGGAGTAAAGAGATCATCCAGTCCATCCATGGTCTCCACTCCAATTGGTAACTCCATTAACAAGAACCCTCTAAGGAAAGTAAGGAAATCAGTTATTGGCAATAATGGAATTTGCAATAATGCAGATTTCGCTGCTGTCTCTTCGGCAGAAATGCTCCAAGAACTCCATCTGACTGCtattgattgtttctttcctATTCAAAGCACGTGTTCCATTCTAATGCAGGATTTTTTCTTGAGTTTTAGATCATACAGAGATCCCCAAGTTCAGATGGACGAAGATAAGGAAGCTACTTTAGGGTGTCAGGAAACTTTCGAGTCTCATAATATTTTGGCCTCCGGAGGGTATGATCTGCAAGTAGAAGGACAGCCTCCTCCGAGTGTTCTCCCCAAGAAGAGAGGTAGAAAGAAAAGTGAAGATATAAAAGCTACTGCAGATGGTACCGGTATGAATGGCCCTGCCCTTGTTGGTTCTGTAGAGACAGGTCCCGATACACTAAAAAAAGGAATAGTTCACAGAAAGAGGAAGAAGGCGGCAACTGCACCTGTTACTCATAATGAGATTGGGGTATTGGGTGGACTACCAGACTTGAATGGAAATAATGCGGGCTTGTCAGTTGAAAATATGCAGGTTATAGGTCCGGCCCCTACTCAAGGTAAACTCGAACCTAAAAGGAGGGGAAAAAAGAAGGAAGAGTTGGTTTCTGAGAATGTGCCGGATGTGAGTAAAAGCACCACCCAGTTTATTCCGCTGCTGAAAAGTGTGGAAGTCACCGGCTCGTTTCCCTTTGAAGGTAGTCCTCAACCAGATAACATGTGGGGGCTACAGGGGGCCTCTTCCCTCCCGAATGCTGCACTTTTAACTGGACAACCAAATGCCTATGAAATTCATGCTGCAGGTAGCTCATTACTAAATAATTCACAGAACGAGGGTCTGGTTTTGTCTGCGAAAGCTGAAGgcaagaaaaggaaaaggaaggaGAAAGCATCAAATATTCAGAATAACTCTTCAGCTCTACCGGATTTGAATGGACAGGTCATGGATCCGAACTTGAAGGGAAAGGAGTTTGCAGAATTGAGTTCAGTCACAGGTCAAGATAAACCCAAGCGTAAAAGGAGGAGAGCTAATAAATCTGCTGCCATTGGGATACCCAATGCTAATGGAGATCACAACACACTTCTGCTAAACTTTGCATTGGGTCCAGTGCCTTCCAAAGAGTATATCGCTGCTAGCTTTTCCAAGTTTGGTCCATTAGAGGAATCCAAAACTCAGTACCTAAATGATTCCACTGCCCAGGTTGTCTTTGTAAAGGCTGGTGATGCTATGGAAGCCTTGCAGAGTTTACAAAGCAGAAACCCGTTTGGACCTTCCCTTGTCAGTTATCGTCTCCGTCAGGTCTCAACTTCTAATAACATGCAGACGTCACATTCTTTTCTGCCCGCGGATGCACTCCAACCTGGAGCAGTACCTTCAAATGGTGAGGAACCTAATCTTGTCGTCATAAAACAGAATCTGGAGGCAATGACAACAATGCTTGAGAAGGCTGGTGATAACATCTCCCCTGAGATGAGAGCCAAGTTGGAAAGCGAGGTGAAAGGCTTCTTGAAAAAGGTAAGCACCATGGTTGGCCCTTCTTCATCGTAG